The nucleotide sequence CGCGCAGCCGATCTGCTTATCATAATATCGACGTATCGGACAATTATGTCTATCGGAGAGTGCTGACATAAAAGTCGCGGGCAATGACATAATTCTGCCCAATGAGCAACAGGTTGAAAGGGGGAGGACTCTGTAGCGGTTTGGGGAAATAATACCGCGACTGTAGGAGTTCCTCCCGTTTCAGGTACGATGCTTCCACACCGTATACCCAACAGAGCGCTTGTAGCTCATTCGCTACCCATAGCGGAAGGTAAAGCGTGTGCCGATGCCCGTTTCGCAATCGTTCTTCTAACCATTGCTGGTTCCGTTCTATCCCGCTCCACACCGGTAGAAAGGCGTTCCAGTCCGCTGTTAGGGTCGCAAAGCGGTGGTAAAAGGCTGCCAGAAATCCAGAGGGCAAACCAAGCGATGCTCGAACAGTTAGGGCCGCAAGGGAAGCATTATAGTACACGAGGGCAGGGTGGTCACAGTAATAGCCTACTTGTCCACCAGTACCTCGCTTTAGAATGGCGGCTACCTTATGGTGGAAGTCAATGCGGTGGACCTCTACGGCAGTGGCCAACTCTAAGTAAGTGGTTTGGCTATAGCGGATAGTGCCGGTGGGGTACAACGCACTGAATTGCTCCATCATGTTGGTGAAGCTACTCATAGCTAGGAAGTGTACAAAAGCGGGAGCTAATCATTCACTTATGAGAACAATCTTCTTTAAAATTGTCATAGACATAATCTATACTTCTTGGACAGGCCGGTAGCAAACCACTGCCGATGTTTTGCTTCCAACGTGCGCTTGCCAGTGGCGAGTTGGTCGAGAAGCTGTCACTTGGAACGTCTGTCCATTGAGCCAGCAGGCCGCGTCAAATCCATGCTCCCTAAACGGTTCATTCTCTATGATTCGCTGACACTGATAGTCGTTTCTCCGCTTGGACATGAACACGACGTCAACCACAAACGTGGTGAGGGTCCACTGACACACCAGACAAGCCGTAAGGAGGCCATCCGGGGAGGTAAAGAAGCGCTTGCGCCCGATTTTCATCACCCACGCATTGGTTAGATTGGCCTGTACGCAGTGCGCATACGCTTCGTCGAACGGCGCATGGGACCACTCCCGCCTCTTAGCCAGTTCTAGACAAGCGGTATGGATCAGTTCGAGTTGTAAGCGACTCTTGTCGTGCTCGGCTAGGCCAACATAAAATCTGAGATCCAAAGGGCGTTGCACCGTCAACACGTTGAGCAAGAGCAATTCGTTTTCCAACTTACTGCAGTCATTTGCTGTAATGCCTGGCTGATCAAGGATGTCAACGAAGAGTTTGACAATCCCCTGCGTAGTAAATGTGGGCAACCAACTCGTGTAGAGATCTGCCAGCGCAGCCGTCGACGCATTGAATACAAGTCGGTGGTTCCTCGAGGAGGTTCCTAGTGCTATTTCTCGGATAGCCATCAGGGGGCGATAGGTTGAAACTCGCTAACATCGCAAGCTTACCAATTGCTGAGCTATTTTCACGGAAAAGTTGCTTAACGTAATCTTTGTTATAAGCTGCTCCTCGGAATTACACCAGTATTTGACTTCTTAATCAGGGAAGTTGATTTGGCACTTTTTTGACTTGGCTTCCCTATAGAGTAGGGGAAAGGCCTCCAAGTAAGGATGCTCTCGTAATGCCTGCGCCATAGCAGCAGAGCAGCCAACAGCAAGCCATTCTGCATTCTCTACTTTGTAAAGGCACCACGTATGATCGGCCGCAAACGAGTACGCTGGCAAGCCTTTGTCCCGCCGGTACACCGTAAGCAGATCCGCACTTACTCCCTGCTCCAACCAGTCAATAGGTAATCCGTCCTCGTCCCAATGGTAAGTACCTTCCTCAACAGAGCCATAAAACAAGGTCGTCATTATAGGGCCTAGCACCTGCACCAGTTGCTGCACAAACGCTTCTTCCAAGGCAGGACTACTACCCAGATGGGGTGGCCATCCCCCGTAGAACTGACGCATGGCCTCGCTACTAATGGGTTCGTGGTCCGGCATACCCGCGAGCGTAGCGGCCTGTCGATACGTAATGCGCTCTAATTGGTCAACAGGTGGCTGTCCCTGGCGGATACCGTGCGCGTCCCAGAAAGCGGCCCGCGCATTGAGATCTGCTACAGTGCGCTGGGCGAAAGAGTACGAAGCGATAGGAATACGACGGTCAATGCCCAAAGGTGGCAGGAGCTTTACATACCCCTCGTAGCCTGTTGGCAAACCAAATGAGTTTGGAGCTGCTGCTACCAGAGCAAGCGATAACCACTCCAGCTGGTTAGTTATTGGCACAGATACGAGGCTCATAAGCGGCGAAGTGAGAAAAGGGCCTGTAATCTACCCGTTTGCAAATCTCTTTTCAAACAGCAACTCTAAGCCCAGACACTCTCCACAAGGTCTAATAAGTGGCGTTTACAAGACTCGTAACGTTTTCCAAACATCCAAAAGTGTGGGGCACTCGGCTAGTGAGGATTAAGAGCGGTAGACGAGCTCATCGCTTTCACTACCAATAACGGCTTTCCAAGGTGAACTGACAGGTAGTTCACTACTACTGGCCCACACTTCTGATGCTCCCCTTAGCCAGACCAACTTAGTTCAGTGGTTGCACTGATGCGGGGATTAATCGTGTCGAGTAGTTTTAATAAGACTTTAAGAAGGGCTCTAAACATGATGTGTTGCCATTCCGATGAATTTGCTGTCGGTTGCAGTGCTGTTTAGGTACAACTTATTGCATCCGAAAACCTTGCGTGCAAGAAAAGCAGTGAACACCTGAAGACGCTGCGGCGCTTCCTGCCGTCACTGATTAAACTCTCCGAGTAGGTGCAGCGGAGTAGGACGGTGCCTCGCGGCGAAGTAATACAGGTGTGGGATCCGATGATGATTTATATGGCAGTTAGTGAAACGGTAGCAATCCATCGCCTTTGCAATTAAACCAAGACCTCCAACAAAAATTCAACCTTTTACCTAATTATATATGAAAACAGTGCTACTTCTGACCGGAATTTTTATTAGTTCATTTAACGCATTTGCGCAAGATATTAATTATAAAGATAGCCATACTATAGCGTGTCATAATTGCTTTGATCCTCAGTACGCAAATAACATCGAAGAGGTATTCCCTTATACAACAACAATAGAGTTAGATATTTGGGACACCAAGACATGGTTTGGCATCGGAGGGTGGAAAGCGTTAAATAATGATTGGTATGTCAGGCACGTAGCTACAGATAAAGTTAATAAGAATTGCTGCGGAGGGACTTTAAAAGATTGCTTAATGCGCGTTTCAAATTGGTCAAAGCAACATCCTGATCATTCAATTATTACAATTATTATAGATAAAAAGGAAAACTGGAGTAATAATAATGAAAGCAGATTGCCTAAAAATTTAGATGCTCTTATCTTATCATGCTTTGATGAGAGCAAGATATTGACGCCTTCTGTCCTGCGAGGAAAAAAAGCAAATTTACGTGACGCATTGACCTCCAATGGGTGGCCAACTTTGGAATCACTTAAAGGAAAAGTAATGCTAGTTCTTACTGACGGAACAGTAATAACAGGGCGCCAACCATTAGACGAGTATTTGCAGTCCTCCGGAGAAAGAGCACTGTGTTTTGTTGCTCCTGAAATAGCTTCGGAGCCAGAAATTTCCAGTCCCAAAGGGTTTAGCCGAGCTTCAGTAAATTCAATTGTGTTTTTTAACCTTTCAAACGAAAATAAAAGCTTGGCTACTCAAATAAATTCAGCTGGGTTTATTTCTAGAATCTATGGAATACCAGAAAATATTAATTCGGTTAATGAATTAATTAAATTAAAAGTAAATTTTATTGCCTTGTATAATTATAAGATAAAGTTATAATAAATGATTTTGCACATCACGAGTTAAATTAAATTGCTTTTAACTCTGAGGTATTAAGCTTATAAGACTCTTCACACCTTTTTAATAATAGCCATGAAATGTCTTGTTTTACCCTTGATGGTTACCACTCTCTTGTCTTTTGAGTGCAAAGGACAAAACGAATGCCTGACACTTGCAAAATTTGGCGTCCACGACACACAGGCTAATACAACTGACCACGCACGATCGGTGTCATACTTGAATATTTTTAAACAAAATAAAAGCATGACTTATGAAGAAGCTAGGACAACATCTATGACAATGGGAATCCCATTAGGGGAACTTATGGTAAGTTTAGGATTTAAAGATGACGCTTCGTCATTCAGTGAATTTAAAGAGGAAATTCAAAACTCTACGAAATACGATGATGTTTTAATTAATAAAACAACAAGTTTTATTAAAAAAGTCAATACAGATGTTTTGGGAGTAATTAGTGCATGCATTAACTCCAATGGTTTGCATACTTATTATGAAAATACTGCTGACCCAGATGTATTTTATATCATAACAAAATTCAAATGGGTTACAGGGAACCACGAACCCATTAATGTTAAAATGGCTTTTACAGGAAATAATTTTACAATCAATGGCATTGCATCAAGAAGTGTTGGACCTGCAATTAAGTCATTCACTCTTGAAAGCGGTGATGAAATGCGATTTATAATAAAAAAAACACCCAATTCGTCCGTAGCTTTTACATTTAATACTTCC is from Hymenobacter tibetensis and encodes:
- a CDS encoding Ca2+-dependent phosphoinositide-specific phospholipase C; translated protein: MKTVLLLTGIFISSFNAFAQDINYKDSHTIACHNCFDPQYANNIEEVFPYTTTIELDIWDTKTWFGIGGWKALNNDWYVRHVATDKVNKNCCGGTLKDCLMRVSNWSKQHPDHSIITIIIDKKENWSNNNESRLPKNLDALILSCFDESKILTPSVLRGKKANLRDALTSNGWPTLESLKGKVMLVLTDGTVITGRQPLDEYLQSSGERALCFVAPEIASEPEISSPKGFSRASVNSIVFFNLSNENKSLATQINSAGFISRIYGIPENINSVNELIKLKVNFIALYNYKIKL